CCGCCACCGTGGTCTCGGCCGCCTCAACCTCCTCCCTGCGGCTGCCCGCGGCCTCCTCCGGCCATCTGTtccccagcgccgccgaccgcctcAACGGGGCCCACTCGAGGGCAGGGCTGGGAAAGGGTGAGGAGCAGCTTCGCGGAGCCAGACGGAGCCACCATTTCCTAGCTCTGCCTCGCTGGATCCGCTCCAGTGAGCGTGATTTCAAGGGCTCCAAGGTTCTCCAAGCTTGGAGCTGTTGCCAAAAATACCATTTGGGAGGGCTCCAGTAGGAgccggttttggagccggagctgaagccctcccaaacaggACCTGAATCACGCGCATGCATCTTTTGGGCAAATATTAAACATTATTTTTCAGGAAAATAGTAAACATCGTTTGGCACCAATCAATCCGTCAAATTGAATATTCACATGTTTTAAAAAATACTATATCTGCACAATAAATTTATTTTCATGATTTGATACCCCCATTTCCAAGCTTCAGCTGCCATCCCAGTAGTAGTGACAGGATATTTTGGTCTTTTTTTAGTTAGATATTTTGGTCTTCATTGTTGACTCCATGGAGAAAACCAAATTTGTCTCTAATTTAAAGTTTCGCCTCTTCGACTTTGAAAAGAGCGAGTACTAGGTAAAATATGTATagtaaaaaataaaaggaaTGCATTTactttaaataaaaataaaacatgacCAAATGTATCATCTAGTATGTAGTACTTTGGAAATACAGATTGTCATTAAGCTATAATACTCCTTTCGGCAAGAAATATAGAAGTCATTTTAAGATTTCTAGATGTCATACTTTTTAACTTTCCACCAATATACTAACAAATATAATCCCACAAAATATGTATATTAAGAAATAGGTAAATTGACAGATGAGATCAATGTAATagatttatcataaataattatttttatatcggATATAATCAGATATAATATTTATAAAATTGATAGACAAACTTTCATTGCCGTCAATATCCAAGgcaattttaaaataaatatatatccTGTTATCGTACTTTTATTAGATGGAGTAACACTCTCATCTTACTAAGCCTATAAAGATTTTCTTAATGTAGACAAACAAAATTTGGTGTCGGTGTATCAACACGGTTTTGCTTAGCTTGTTATACTTGCTCATGATCATGGCTATACGTTTCCATGGTATAAACTATGACGGAAAGTGAATTGTATGCTCCATGACTTCGCTGATACACACATATTTGATTGGTTaaaaacaagaagaaaaaaCTCGACCAGAAAGAGAAACGTCCCTTGCTTTGTGTTAAGGGGGAGACATCGAGTTCTTTCGGGAGGTTCATACATCATACATGACCGCCATCCTAAGTTCAAGCCTGGTTGGCAGCCTCTTGGCTGATATCATTTTCATAAATAAAAcataaaaattctgaaaaaaaaactgttaATAAACATAATAGAAGCTTCCTGCCGAAGTGTACCTTAAGCTAAACCAGGTCGTAAATGAAGATCAGGCATATCCGTATTTTGCTAAACTAAATTTGGACCAAAAAATATAAACATTGTACAAATAATTTACACCAATTAACAGATTCAACTTATTTCTCTTTCACCTGATCCTTAAATTGCAGAATAATTCATAGCACGTTAGTTAGTAATAAGTCTTCAATAATCAAGGTTACCAAATATATCAACAGTAAAGAGAAGTTGGTAAATTACATATGTGTAACGTCTCTGAGGCTATATACAAACAATTGATATATAATCCATGCCATAATGAGGTCAGTCAAGTCAAACATGTGTATTCACAAATCATATGACACGTCCCTTGAGCAAAACTAGCAGCCATAAGGGCAAAGGGCGCCATGCACAGAAAGAAACCTGTAGCAACAAATTTCAATTTTTATCATGATAACATCAAAGATAATTATGTATAGTCCACCAAATACAATTATAGAAACAGTTTATTCACCATTTGAAGTATCAGACTGAGGAATCCCGTCACAAACTTCTGGATGATCGCAGCACTATATTTAGCTTGTTTTAGTAGCGGAGAACATTATATAGAATCCGTTTCTGACAAATTTGAAATCAACCAGGCCACACGCTTTGCAAAGATCTTCAAACTCCACTTCAGATAAGAAGGTATTATTGCCAGTGATTTGGCTAATGTACTGCAAGATAATTCCAAGTGAAAGAGTAAGGCAACAGAGCAGGGGAAAGTGAATCTACAGATAGCAAAACCAGACTATCCGAAGTTTAATCTCCCATGCTCTGACTTGGAGGTGTCATAGCACTAAAGAATACTTGAGGTTTAACATTAGTTGATCTATTATGGTCACATGAAATCATTATGTGCATGATTAGGAGTAGGGCCATTACTGGGCGTCCGATCCTCAGTATCGGGATAGCTGGCGGAATAACATCTGCTACAAATGTAGAAGCAACAAAAACTCCCCCTGGGCGAAGGACTCTACTGATTTCAGCAACCTATGAAAAGATCACAAACATAATAAGAACTTTCACCAACCGTTACAAGGTAGGGGGGAACCGAAGTTGGATAAAGAACATTGTGATGGATGGATCACTGAACTTCAATGCAGAAGTGTAATAGAAGACTGCTCTGTTCCAGAGAGAAAAAATAGCAGTCCCCTAAAGTTGTTCAGGAAAGCAATTCCTTGATCTCTATTTTATCAAGCTTCATGAACTTGTAATAAGTATTCCCTCCATTGATGAATGTTTGATGTCGGTTAGTTCAAGTGTTCGACAAACATCAAACATATAAGAACGGAGGTAGAACCCTGAATTAGTTTTATTGTATTGTGGTTGTGTTACATAGGTTGTGTTCGTGCACTCAAATGCTTGTGTAACATGGACACAAATATAAAATGCATGCGGGTTCAAGCCTTCAAAACGCAAGAGTGAtgtttgcaatgcatgtgcatTTTGAAGGAGCATTATGGAAGTAGAAAACTACTAGCGTACTGGCATGTATTTGGGTGCACAGAAGAATGTGAAGCAACCACATAGATAGGTTAATGCAAAAAATATATGAAGTGAACTATTTTTTATGGATGTATTTTTTATGGGATTTTTTATGGATGTAGGGAAACTAGCATGTTGTCATTACTTTGTGAGGAGAAGAAGGGATTATTGTTAAGGTCTTCAGAATTGCAATTAAGAAACATATAAAGAAATGAGAGCTTTTTGCTTGTGACATAAATTTGCAATTCAAATAGGGATCTTACAGCACAAGCTGGGGATGGCCAACAATGAATTGCAGCACCTGCATGCACAGCATCAATTGAGCCACTCACAAAAGGGAGCCTGGATATGTCCGCTCTCACCAATGCTAATCTCCTGAAACAAAAGCAGAGTAACACTAAAGTTTACATTTGATGTTAGAATAAACCAATAACCAAGGACACAAAACTAGAAAGCATGAATACTGACATGACAGAGTAACTGAGTGCTGCAACTTAATAAATAAAACATGACAAGTAGgtacagaagaaaaaaaatccaatgaTCAAAGCCATACTCATCTGAAATGTTTTCCTGCTTGATGTATTCACTGCATTGCTTCAACATATTCTCTGAGAAATCTAGTGCCACAACAAGAGAATATAGTCCGCTCTTAACAAATAATCTTGAAAACAGGCCACTTCCACAACTTGCATCAACAACAGTCCCTCCAATTGTCGGCTTCAAATAAGTTTTCGCCATTTCAAACTGCAGCTATAGCAAAGCTCTTCAGAAAGTCTAAGAATTATTTTATATGCTCGTATAAATGATACATAAATGCTTATATGTATAGTTAAGCTGCTAAAGAAACTGAACCTGGCTCACGCTTGGATTGTGTGGGTTTACGACCAAGCTAAGAGTAACATTAAAGGCTTGGTTACTTACTACTAAGGTGGCGTTTGGATGGTGAGTGGGAAAGGGAAATGGATATAACATGGGTTACGAAGAGGTCGGCTATGAATAGGGAAATGAGATTTAAAACCCAATCCATTGTTTGTCTTGACTGGGTTTGGGTTAGATGGAGCCCACgagatttatattttttttagaaagaaaAAGGCACAGTCTCTTATCCCATTCACCAGACCAGCTTTATCCGCAAGGCCCAAGCGGACTGGAGCGCAAGTGCTGCAGCTCCGTGGGCCGAGGCGTTGAGCTGTTGACCCAGTTCATCTACGACAAGCTCAGCGAGTCTGCTACGGCTGCGGCGAGCTATTGCTGTTCGAGCTTTGATACCATATTGACCTGtatgcaccaaccaattcaacccgaaagcttaagctgataggaagaggtgggcaattcacttatacttcaacAGGCCCGGCCCAACTTGGACGCAAAAGTGCCATTTCTCTAGCATGGCCATTCCGAGAAAGTTCTCAGGTCTATGTAAAATACTGTGATCATATGGTTTTGAAGAATTGGTTGCATCCCTCCACCACAGTAagtaatgatttttttttgtagggCAGAGTAAGTACTGATTGACAAAGCGGTTGAGCACCATGTTTTTCGCATGGGGAAAGAAAAATGAGCTACTAATCAAATCACATTGTGATGAATGTGATGTTATATGTATTCCCCTTGTTGTAGTTGAAACTATTGTAGGTAGCTTCCTGCATATTGTACATGCTTTTCACATCCCCTTTGGGGCATTGCAATAGAGTTGAGTTGCTATTCATGACATATGAGACTGTTTCACAAATGCAGTCGAATTTCCTTATGCATAAAATATAATTAAGTAGCATGACCTCTCTCTCTAGGCCTGGGAAACCACCCCATATGAAATTTTGGCGCCATCCTCTCTCGTAAAGAAATGATACCAACGGAGTCCTGTTTGAATATTCATCTGTAAGGACTAAGAAATAATCTTGGTAGAACTATTTGACAAATGCAGAGTCATATGCTTGGTACCCTAGCTCCTAAGTAAAAAGAGTTCGGCAGACATCGATACTAGTAACACCTTATATtggagcattttttttttgaaaacgaCCATTTATTTGATCATTCCCTGTCTCTAACTCTCTATGCACAAGAAAACATGTTTGCTGCAACATTTTCAAGGCTTCATAAAGACGTGACGATTTCTTGCACTACAGATTTAGAACCTTAGGCATGCTTTCGGCTTTAGTTAGCAGAGACTAGAGAGTAATTGTTAAAAGAATTGCGACTGTCTTTAGACCTGAAGCAGAAGATTAAGTGAATCATGCTACCCATCTGAAGCAAAAGTTGAGTGAATTATGCCCGTAATATGAGTAGTTTCAAGTTGCAGCAGATTAATTTCCTCATATAATTAGCTCAGCCCCTCGTTTCACCCAAACTCACCATGCTAACGGATTCCAGAAGAAACAAACCTCTTTACCTGAATAATTCAGTTGCTGCCGGCATGGACTCCGAGTACTCGGACGAGCCAACTGCCACAGTAAGGTCCCAGTAATCCTGCTTATCGGGGTACACCTTTTTGCAGGTCGAACACTCGAGACTCGAAGCATCACTAGAAAGGAACAAACCGTCAAACCTGGAAGCTGCGCGATAAACAATTGGCAGGCAAGGCGAGGCGGGACGAAACGCGGAAACCTCGCTTACCCTGACTGATCGCTCGCGCTCACGAGGGGGTAGTAGCAGATTGGGCACGCCAGCTTGCTCAGCTTCGTCTCCGGCGCCGGTTCCACCAGAGGTTCCTGAAAATATAAACCGTATTCAGTTGCCGCTGAGCGTGCGGTCCGAGTGGGCCCCTCGCCTGCTCGTACGGAATGCGTCAGCGAGGCGGGGGCCACTCACCGCGGCCGCCTCGTCGGGCGCGTCGGCTGTGACGGCGGGTGAGACGCCCGCGCGCAGctcgagcctcctcgccgggGCGGCCCGGCCACGGCGGGCCGCGACGCGGTGCCGCGGGTGCCGGTTGTtgccgcgcggtgccgcggGAGCCGCTGCGGGGGTGGTCGCGGCGCCCAGCGCCGCCATGGGAGGTTCGGAGAGGTGGTGGAGCCCCGGAGGCGTGGCCGCGTGGGCGTCCAGGGAGGACGGAGGCGGCCAAGTCGAATAAAAACAGCAGAGGTGGGCAGCGTACGGGGCCCCGGCCTCCACGACAGGATACACTGGCTTTGTTTGGTTGGGGCTAGAATTGTAGCGTGTTAGGAATAGTAACAATTTTAACCACTAgttacggtgtcaaataaaatcagtttataaaaccaacttcagaacccctgtGCTAGTGACCATAAAGAATCTAACGAGAccttgaccgcgtgattagaggatggttactgtagcatcgctgtagcaaatcatcgattaattaccgtcattagattcgtcgcgaaaaattacactcatccctaaaaaaattttgcaaatagactttatttagtacttcatgcatgcgagattctttttccGAGAAGCGTGTGCGCTGGGAATCTTGCGGAACCAAACAAACAAGGCCACTGTTTGTGGTTGCGATTCTGGGGTGGGGCCCATCCCAATATCCCATCACCATCACGCAGTGGGATACACATGTATCACGGGCACGGCACGCGGCATGGGCCCCTGGGCTAATCTTTTGCACCTACTAGTAAGTTCTGATGAGCCGCTTCTAATGGGCCGCCTCGCGTGCGATTGGCTTTGCTCCAACGCTCCTTTAATGGGCCATAAGATCTTTTGTCATGGAGCATTTTTGCCCCTCTGCATTCGGCCGCCTGCCCGCCCggcgcctcctctcctcccctcggccacggccgccgccgtcccagcCTCCCGCCTCCAGCACGCTGCCGCGGCTGTCACTGCATCCCGCGCCGCCTGAAGGCCGCAGCCGCCCTCCCCGCTATGCTTTTGTCAGCTACATCCAGCTCCCGGTGATTGCGTCCATATGGCCTTGCCAGTCCTCGACCTCGTCATCGCGCTGCGGCTGTCGTCCTGCTCTGATACCGCGTGGTCACTGCAGCTGTCTCCTACCGCGGCTTGTAGGATTCTTGATTGTCCCACAGCAGAAGAACGGCGACACATTCAGGGTACAGGTTACCATGTTACATACAGGTTTTTTCTTCAGTTGGTATTGGGCCGTACACTTAGTACAGTAATTTCAGTAAAGTCTTCACTTTTCACCACTTCTTGCAAAGACTGGGGCTTTGGGATTTAGTTAAGGATTTGCGTTGGGTTATCAGCAATGAATTTGCAAGGAGCCAAGGACTGGATTAGTAGTCAGCCACTTATTTACTTGGCCtaatgaaatggtcccaatGGTAAGAGTTATATTGATTTATCAATCCACTTCAGCCAAGATAGCACACAACAGTTTTCATCCCACCATGATGTAGCACTGGAGTTGACAAATAGTGTAACTAAGTTGATGAGGAATGTCGTCCTCGCCAAAGGATTCTTTCTTTTGCAGCAAAAGAGGTCTTCTTATGTTGCCTGATTAAACTTTGTTTCTTTATAGATGTTACAATTAGCTTACATCTTTCCGTGAACTTCATCTGTAATTACTTGCTAGTTGCTATTGGCAAGTTTAAATTTCTATATGCGGGTGTGTAAATGCATTTCAAAAGGAATCCTGATGGCCCTAATTCGTATTATAATTGAGTTCTATTCCTCTAGGTACATCTACATCCCTTTCATGTTCCTAGTAATGTCTAGTCAACAGATAACTGTGACTGAtcgataatttttttttgttgttgtttaaAGCATGTACCCAGGTTCCTCCAGAGATGCATTGCTTGAGGAGGCTTAATTTGCAACAAAAAGTATGCCGAAGCTACCCGACTCTGTCCAAGTCAAGTTCGACATCCCCTGCCAACCTGGCTCTTCAGCGAGACAGATGGCTGACCATCCATCTCTTGTACCACTAGGGCCTTAACAACAGCCAATGTTCTTcagtttcatcatcattcagAAAATTCAGAGCAATAATCAATCTGCTTCTCTCACGTAGCTGTCTTGCTTGATGGTCGGACTAGTTGCAGTTTTGCACacatatgcattgcttgtgttAGATCGAACCCAACCGATATGCCGTATTTTGATTTTTGCTATCTCTGGCTCTGTGCTACTCTAGTACTCTCTGAACTGTGTCTGCATCATCCAGGGTGAACTGATGCTGAAACTTcagcttgtttttctctttttgaTAACAACTCCAGCTTATCAGAGACTGTATGCCCACAGCCCACCACGCACATTTGTCGTGCTGCCTTGTCTATGCTCGAGAAGACGAGAAGCTAATTATTTGTAAGGGCGATCAGAATCTGCTGCAGCTGCATTGTGTGCTATTAGACTGAACGAACATTTGTTGTTTTTGCTTAGGTTCAAGGTCGTGTGCCTTCGTTGTAAAACTCCTGCTTCTTCTTAATTAAATGCCTGCCCAGGAAAGATTCTTCAGCCAGAGAAATGTAAGAAgaccattcaaaaaaaaaaagaaatgtaaGAAGCAGAAGTGACCATCCTGATGTCATGAGGTCCATGTCAtgaaggccgtgtttagatccaaaatcccaaaatccaaaatttttgtaaatcgtctgcatggtgtattaaatatagttgaaaaataaatcgcattacacaacaaatggactgtaaatcgcgagacgaatctaatgagcctaattagggagTGATTAGACacaaaattgctacagtaaatctacagtaaacatgtgttaacgatgaattaattagactcattagattcgtctcatagtttacaggcgagatctataattagttttataattaatctacatttaatacttcaaatgttgaaagaTTCCCTTCCAGAATCCAAAatccaaaatgaactaaacacaccatGGGATATCTCAGTGGGATATCTGGAGTTGAGTAACGTGGGTACTGTATTCAGAGATTACCACTCAAAAGCAACTGAGCCACTGACAGAACAATCATTTTCAGCAACTAACTTGCTCTTTAATATTTTGATGTAGTACCAGTTACCATAAACAAAAAGAAGAACAGGAAAGGTTGGTGTGAACAAAAACATGGCAGGAACACAAGAGCGCTAGCAGTACATGTCGCCGACAAAGC
The Panicum virgatum strain AP13 chromosome 6N, P.virgatum_v5, whole genome shotgun sequence genome window above contains:
- the LOC120679050 gene encoding uncharacterized methyltransferase At1g78140, chloroplastic-like isoform X2; protein product: MAALGAATTPAAAPAAPRGNNRHPRHRVAARRGRAAPARRLELRAGVSPAVTADAPDEAAAEPLVEPAPETKLSKLACPICYYPLVSASDQSGDASSLECSTCKKVYPDKQDYWDLTVAVGSSEYSESMPAATELFRTPLVSFLYERGWRQNFIWGGFPGLEREFEMAKTYLKPTIGGTVVDASCGSGLFSRLFVKSGLYSLVVALDFSENMLKQCSEYIKQENISDERLALVRADISRLPFVSGSIDAVHAGAAIHCWPSPACAYISQITGNNTFLSEVEFEDLCKACGLVDFKFVRNGFYIMFSATKTS
- the LOC120679050 gene encoding uncharacterized methyltransferase At1g78140, chloroplastic-like isoform X1, with the protein product MAALGAATTPAAAPAAPRGNNRHPRHRVAARRGRAAPARRLELRAGVSPAVTADAPDEAAAEPLVEPAPETKLSKLACPICYYPLVSASDQSGDASSLECSTCKKVYPDKQDYWDLTVAVGSSEYSESMPAATELFRTPLVSFLYERGWRQNFIWGGFPGLEREFEMAKTYLKPTIGGTVVDASCGSGLFSRLFVKSGLYSLVVALDFSENMLKQCSEYIKQENISDERLALVRADISRLPFVSGSIDAVHAGAAIHCWPSPACAVAEISRVLRPGGVFVASTFVADVIPPAIPILRIGRPYISQITGNNTFLSEVEFEDLCKACGLVDFKFVRNGFYIMFSATKTS